GCAACAAGGCGCGAAGGCCGCGATGGTCCACCAATCCCCAGGCGATCAACAAAATGCTGCCGGCCATGGCCGGGATCGGAATATGCGCGATCAATACCGCACCGAAGATAGCGAACAGCGCCACCCACACCGCTGAAAAAACCCCCGCCAACGGTGAACAGGCACCGGCGTCATAGCTCAGGGCCGAGCGGGTGAAGGAACCGGCTGACAACGAGCCGGAAAAAAACGCACCGACCATGTTCGAAAAACCCTGGGCGCGGACTTCTTGATTGGCATCGAGCAATTGCTGCGAACGCGCTGACAAAGAGCGGGCAATCGACAGGCTCGTCACCAACCCGAGCATGCCGACCGCTACCGCGCTAGGCAGCAGGCGCAACACCAGGTCCAGATCCAGCGGCAGCGGGCTGAAGGGCGGCAGCCGTCCGACAAAGGCGCTGACTAACTTCACATGACCGAACATCGCTGGCCACAGCCACACCAGCAATCCGCTCAAGGCCAGAGCGATCAATAGCGTCGGCCAGCGTGGCACCAGCAGTTTCAGCACGACGCCCACCACCACCGTGGCCAAGCCCAGTACCAGCGAGGGTTTGTCCACTTCACTGAGATGACTGAACAGCAGCACCAGGCTGTTCAGCGCCGTGGCCTGGTTGGGCACCTCCAGCCCCAGCAGGTTCGGCAGCTGCCCAATGGCAATCACCACCGCCGCGCCGAGGGTGAAGCCCAGCACCACCGAGTGAGAGACGAAATTCACCAAGGCGCCGAAACGCAGCAAACCCAGCAACCACTGGAAAATGCCCGCGAGGAGTGTCAGAAGCAGGATCAGCGTGACGTAGTCCTGCGACGCGGGGACGGCCAGAGGACTGACGCTGGCGTAAAGGACGATGGAAATGGCCGCCGTAGGGCCGCAAATCAAATGCCACGACGAACCCCACAGGCAGGCGATCAGCACTGGGATGATCGCGGCATACAAGCCATATTCCGGTGGGAGACCGGCGATCAGGGCGTAGGCAATGGATTGTGGCAACGCGAGAATCGCGCCACTCAGGCCGACAATCAGGTCACGACCGACGCTGGCGCGGGTTTGCCGGGGCAACCAGGTCAGGAAAGGAAAGAGTGAATGGCGGCTGGGGAAGGCCATGGGTCCTCTCGGGCGGGGTTTTGCACAAGGGTAACAGGGTAAAACGATCATTGTGGCGAGGGAGCTTGCTCCCGCTCGGTTGCGCAGCAGCCGCCAATCCGGACAACTCGGTGAGACAGATAAACCGTGTTCGCCGAAATGGGAGCGCTACGCACTCCAGCGGGAGCAAGCTCCCTCGCCACAGAGAACCGTTAC
This genomic stretch from Pseudomonas wuhanensis harbors:
- a CDS encoding SulP family inorganic anion transporter, which gives rise to MAFPSRHSLFPFLTWLPRQTRASVGRDLIVGLSGAILALPQSIAYALIAGLPPEYGLYAAIIPVLIACLWGSSWHLICGPTAAISIVLYASVSPLAVPASQDYVTLILLLTLLAGIFQWLLGLLRFGALVNFVSHSVVLGFTLGAAVVIAIGQLPNLLGLEVPNQATALNSLVLLFSHLSEVDKPSLVLGLATVVVGVVLKLLVPRWPTLLIALALSGLLVWLWPAMFGHVKLVSAFVGRLPPFSPLPLDLDLVLRLLPSAVAVGMLGLVTSLSIARSLSARSQQLLDANQEVRAQGFSNMVGAFFSGSLSAGSFTRSALSYDAGACSPLAGVFSAVWVALFAIFGAVLIAHIPIPAMAGSILLIAWGLVDHRGLRALLRVSRAEFLVMALTCVATLLLELQTAIYAGVLASLFFYLKRTSQPRVQHWREGDEDILRVGGSIFFGASHYLQVRLQRMHGARVVIEAQQINFIDYSGVEMLHQEARRLLRQDRSLTLRRARPQVVEELRKLEGAEKCPIRFED